A genomic region of Podarcis raffonei isolate rPodRaf1 chromosome 13, rPodRaf1.pri, whole genome shotgun sequence contains the following coding sequences:
- the LOC128399447 gene encoding olfactory receptor 13H1-like: MGRRENETTTTEFILLGLSSNPQTKIALFGLFLLIYLITLVGNGLLLLLAVVDPRLHTPMYFFLGNLSFLDICYTTSTIPQMLAHCLSAKTTISHSGCYAQMYISLFLGMTECLLLAMMSYDRWVAVCNPLRYNIIMSNKVCTAMATISWGSSFLLILVPSLTSQASLCGHNVINHFLCEVQVMLKLACSDTSGNQLIMFASSILTLLIPFGFILVTYARIITTVLKMQSTENRTKAFSTCSSHLMVVTIFYGTAMSMYLQPQTKTSSDLDKYVAIFYVTITPMLNPLIYSLRNKDVKQAFRKVTGRKRDL, translated from the coding sequence ATGGGCAGAAGAGAGAATGAGACTACCACGACAGAATTCATCCTGCTGGGCCTCTCTAGTAACCCTCAGACGAAGATCGCCCTCTTTGGCCTCTTTCTCCTCATCTACCTCATCACTTTGGTGGGCAacggtctcctcctgctgcttgctGTGGTGGATCCCCGCCTGCAcactcccatgtacttcttccttggCAACctgtctttccttgacatctgctataCTACCAGCACCATCCCCCAGATGTTGGCTCATTGCCTGTCAGCCAAGACCACCATTTCCCATTCTGGCTGTTACGCCCAAATGTACATCTCCCTCTTCTTGGGGATGACAGAATGTCTCCTGCTGGCAATGATGTCCTACGACCGCTGGGTGGCTGTTTGCAACCCCCTGCGCTATAATATCATCATGAGCAATAAGGTTTGCACTGCTATGGCAACCATTTCATGGGGCAGCTCCTTCCTGCTGATCCTGGTACCTTCTCTCACCTCACAGGCCTCTCTATGTGGGCATAATGTTATCAACCACTTTCTGTGTGAGGTCCAGGTTATGCTCAAGTTGGCCTGCTCAGATACTAGTGGAAACCAGTTGATCATGTTTGCCAGCAGCATCCTTACTCTGCTTATTCCTTTTGGGTTCATCTTGGTCACCTACGCCCGTATTATCACCACCGTGTTGAAAATGCAATCCACAGAGAACAGGACCAAGGCCTTCTCAACCTGTAGTTCACATCTCATGGTGGTCACCATATTCTATGGAACAGCCATGTCAATGTACTTACAGCCTCAAACCAAGACATCCTCAGATCTAGACAAATACGTTGCCATATTCTATGTCACCATCACACCCATGTTGAATCCACTGATCTATAGCTTAAGGAACAAGGATGTGAAACAAGCTTTCCGGAAAGtgacagggaggaagagagaccTCTGA